The genomic DNA CCGAATAGCAGCCTCGCCAGAAGACCTCCGGGACGCCCCAGCCGTTCGCGGTGCAGTAGCCCTTCTGCAGCGTGCCGAGCGCCACCAGGACCGAGGCGACGAACGTGAGCACCGCAGCGGCCGGCTGCCAAGGCAGCGCGCCGCCGGGCACCCGGGCGCACCGACCGAGCGGCCCCCCGAAGGCCACCGTGGCCGCCCGCGCCACCGGGTCGGACGTGGGCACCTCCACGTCGCGCACGCTGGTCATCCGGTTCGCCTATCCCCGGCGCTCAGCCGGTCCGGAATACTGCCTCATCGCCGCCAGTATCCCCCGGCGCCGCCGGGACGCTTGGCAAGCCGGCCCCCGACCGCGAGGGCGTCGAGCCACGCCGGGTGGGTGTGGGCGCGGGCTCTTCCTCTTCGTCCGGGTCCGGCTCCTCGGTCGTTGTGGTCGTCGACGGCTTCGTTGTCGTCGACTTCTTCGATGGCGGCGGCGGGGGCGGCGGCGTCCACACCTTGTCGTCGCCGATGCCGACGCGCTGCGGGAAGTCCACGACGTCTTTGCCGTCCAGGTAGGACCTGGCGAAGTCCACCCACACGTCGACGGGGAGCTGGCCGGATTCCAGCCCCCACAGGCCGTTCATCGACTGCGGCTCGCCCTTGGCGTCGGGCAGGTACATGCCCACGGAGATCGACACCTGCGGGGTGAACCCCACGAACCAGGCGGACTTGCTCTCGTTCGACGTACCCGTCTTGCCCGCGACCGGCCGGCCGACTGCGGAGGCCCCCGACCCCGTCCCGCCGTACCGCGTCACGGCCCGCAGCGCGTCGGTCGCGTCCGCGGCGACGTCCTTCTCGAAGGCCTTCGTGAGGTCCGGGCCGCCCTCGAACAGCACGCGGTCGTCCGGGGCGCCGGTCTTGACCTGCTTGACGATGTACGGCTTGGCGCGCTGCCCCTCCCCCGCGATCGTGGCGTAGGCGTTGGCCATGTCGATCGGGCGGACCGCTGCGCTGCCCAGCACATTCGCGACGTTGGGTTCCAGGCCCGGGGTGTTCGCCGGCGCCTCGCCGTCCGCCGGCGAGATGCCCGCCGCGATGGCCGCCTTCATCGTGCTCTCCGGCCCGACCTTCTCGTTCAGCCGCACGAAGGCCGTGTTGATCGAGCCGGCCAGCATCTGCGGCACCGTGACCATGCCGTGCCCCGCCTCGTCCCAGTTGCGGATGGTGTCGGTGGTGCCCGGCGGACGGTACGGCGTGCTCGAATCGAACGACGTCTTGGTGCTGATGCCCTTCTGCAGCAGGGCTAGCGTGGCGAAGCCCTTCATGGTCGAGCCCGCCTGCATGTGCCCCTGGGTCGCGTAGTTGAACTGCTCCTTGGCGAAGTCGGCGCCCCCGTAGAGGCCCAGGATCGCACCGTCCTTCGGCTTGATGGCGACCGCGCCGATCTTCACGCCGGCGGCCCTGCCCTCGGTGGGCTTGTTGTCGTTGACCGCCTTGACCAGCTCGGCCTGGGTGGCCTTGTCGATCGTCGTGGTGATCCGCAGGCCGTTGCGCTGGATGTCCTCGCCCTTGATGCCCCGCTCGGCCATCTCGCCCTTGATGACGTCGACAAGGTAGCCGTCGGTGCCGCCGAGGATCTGCGCCTCCTTGTACTTCTGCACCGCCGGGAACTTCATGGCCTTGCGCTCGTCCGGGGTGAGCCAACCCTTGCCGAGCATGCCGTCGAGCACGTAGTTCCAGCGATCCGTCGCCTTGGCCAGCGCGGCCGGGCCGTTGCCCGGGTCCAGCGTGCTCGGCTCGTTGATGACCGCGGCGAGGAACGCCGACTGCGGGACGTCGAGCTGGGCGGCGTCCTTGTCGAAGTAGGCCTTGCTCGCCATCTGGATGCCGTAGGCATTGCGGCCGTAGTAGATCGTGTTGAGGTAGTTCTGCAGGATCTCGTCCTTGGACTGCTCCCGGTCGATCTTCACCGCGATGATGATCTCCTTGCCCTTGCGGGTCAGGGTCTGGTCGCTGGTGAGGAAGTAGTTCTTGACGTACTGCTGCGTGATTGTCGATCCGCCGCCCGCGTTCTCGCCGCGCATCGCGCCCCAGACCGCCCGGCCGAGACCCGTGACCGAAATGCCCGGGTTCTCGTAGAAGTCGCGGTCCTCGGCGGCGAGGACCGCCTGCCGCGTCTTGGTGGGGATCTTGGTGATCGGCACGGACTCGCGGTTGCTGCCGGCCCCGGCGATCCGGGTCATCTCGGTCTTGCCGTCGGCGTAGTAGACGACCGAGGCCTGGGCGTTCGCCATCTCGTTGGGGCTCGGGATGTCGACCATCGAATAGGCCAACCCTGCCAGGCCGATCCCGACCAGGAACAGCGCTAGCAGGGTGAGCAGCGTGCCCTTCCAAGGGAATCGGCGACGGCGCTTCGGCGTCACCTGGAGGGTCTGGGTCGCCC from Austwickia sp. includes the following:
- a CDS encoding penicillin-binding protein, with translation MSQSSGSGSGAGGGSAGRGPAARGGGSYGGGAGARPGGATQTLQVTPKRRRRFPWKGTLLTLLALFLVGIGLAGLAYSMVDIPSPNEMANAQASVVYYADGKTEMTRIAGAGSNRESVPITKIPTKTRQAVLAAEDRDFYENPGISVTGLGRAVWGAMRGENAGGGSTITQQYVKNYFLTSDQTLTRKGKEIIIAVKIDREQSKDEILQNYLNTIYYGRNAYGIQMASKAYFDKDAAQLDVPQSAFLAAVINEPSTLDPGNGPAALAKATDRWNYVLDGMLGKGWLTPDERKAMKFPAVQKYKEAQILGGTDGYLVDVIKGEMAERGIKGEDIQRNGLRITTTIDKATQAELVKAVNDNKPTEGRAAGVKIGAVAIKPKDGAILGLYGGADFAKEQFNYATQGHMQAGSTMKGFATLALLQKGISTKTSFDSSTPYRPPGTTDTIRNWDEAGHGMVTVPQMLAGSINTAFVRLNEKVGPESTMKAAIAAGISPADGEAPANTPGLEPNVANVLGSAAVRPIDMANAYATIAGEGQRAKPYIVKQVKTGAPDDRVLFEGGPDLTKAFEKDVAADATDALRAVTRYGGTGSGASAVGRPVAGKTGTSNESKSAWFVGFTPQVSISVGMYLPDAKGEPQSMNGLWGLESGQLPVDVWVDFARSYLDGKDVVDFPQRVGIGDDKVWTPPPPPPPSKKSTTTKPSTTTTTEEPDPDEEEEPAPTPTRRGSTPSRSGAGLPSVPAAPGDTGGDEAVFRTG